In Arthrobacter alpinus, a single window of DNA contains:
- a CDS encoding response regulator, which produces MTEDFSVLIVEDDFHVGRLHAGFVDAVAGFRALPPAPTAAIGLQVITAERPDLVLLDVYLPDASGLDLLRTIDSDAMMLSAASDPESIRKAMRRGALAYLIKPFSAELLEARLRGYARYRRLLAETGSLSQDRLENAWQALHPSAPSAGPKTSSATEAAVLAALATRGDQSTADVASAVGISRTTAQRYLSALADDGAIAIALRYGTTGRPEHRYSVAER; this is translated from the coding sequence ATGACCGAAGATTTTAGCGTCCTCATCGTCGAGGATGATTTCCACGTAGGGAGGCTGCATGCCGGATTCGTGGACGCCGTGGCGGGCTTTCGCGCCCTGCCGCCGGCCCCCACGGCAGCCATCGGGCTCCAGGTCATCACGGCCGAGCGCCCCGATTTGGTGCTCCTTGATGTGTATCTTCCGGATGCGTCAGGGCTGGACTTGTTGCGCACCATCGATTCCGACGCCATGATGCTCAGTGCCGCCTCCGATCCCGAATCCATCCGCAAGGCGATGCGTCGCGGGGCCCTGGCCTATCTCATAAAGCCTTTCTCGGCTGAGCTCCTCGAGGCTCGGTTGCGCGGCTACGCCAGGTATCGCCGGCTACTGGCAGAGACCGGCAGCCTGAGCCAGGACCGCCTCGAAAACGCGTGGCAGGCCCTTCATCCGAGCGCCCCGTCCGCAGGGCCCAAGACGAGCTCTGCCACCGAGGCCGCAGTCCTGGCCGCCCTGGCCACGCGCGGAGATCAGTCCACGGCGGATGTGGCGTCCGCTGTCGGAATTTCCCGGACGACCGCCCAGCGTTATCTCTCCGCGCTGGCCGACGACGGCGCTATCGCCATCGCCCTGCGCTACGGCACCACGGGTAGGCCCGAGCACCGCTACAGCGTGGCTGAGCGCTAG
- a CDS encoding prepilin peptidase produces the protein MVTLLVDLWESSIPAFLCAVAACVYLLWLSVILSAIDIHTHTLPNRYVLPAYPIAGALLVAAALTSGSPASLARAVGGAALMVVLYWILWALHPSGLGFGDVKLAGVLGLYLGFLSWQHVALGAAAGFVLGGLWALAHVASGRGTIKSPIPFGPSMLAGTLAVLLLVPA, from the coding sequence ATGGTCACACTCTTGGTGGATTTGTGGGAGAGCAGCATTCCCGCATTCCTGTGTGCCGTGGCCGCCTGCGTGTATCTGTTGTGGCTCTCCGTGATCCTGAGCGCCATCGACATCCACACTCACACGCTGCCCAACCGCTATGTACTGCCGGCCTATCCAATAGCCGGTGCGCTGCTGGTGGCCGCCGCGCTCACCTCCGGTTCACCCGCCTCCTTGGCTCGGGCCGTGGGAGGGGCCGCGCTCATGGTGGTGTTGTACTGGATATTGTGGGCCCTTCATCCGTCCGGATTGGGATTTGGGGACGTGAAGCTGGCCGGAGTGCTTGGCCTGTATCTGGGATTCCTGAGCTGGCAGCACGTGGCCCTGGGTGCGGCTGCAGGATTTGTTCTTGGCGGTCTCTGGGCGTTGGCGCACGTAGCCAGTGGTCGCGGAACCATCAAATCGCCCATTCCTTTTGGGCCGTCCATGCTGGCGGGAACACTGGCCGTCCTGCTCCTGGTTCCGGCCTGA
- a CDS encoding Fur family transcriptional regulator, whose translation MATDAHTDTLEGRLRSAQLKVTAPRLAVLEAVSSPGHHDAETVYSMVSTQLPKTSLQAVYGVLAALVAAGLVRKFEPAGSAALYESRVGDNHHHVACLECGRVEDVDCAIGASPCLTPSNTNGFSIQIAEVTFWGVCASCQAAAASTALAVPSK comes from the coding sequence ATGGCAACGGATGCGCACACAGACACTTTGGAGGGTCGGCTTCGGTCTGCTCAACTGAAAGTGACTGCTCCGCGCCTCGCAGTTCTTGAGGCCGTATCCAGCCCCGGCCATCATGATGCCGAGACGGTGTATTCGATGGTTTCAACACAGCTGCCAAAGACCTCCCTGCAGGCTGTCTACGGCGTCCTTGCCGCTTTGGTGGCCGCCGGTCTGGTGCGAAAGTTCGAACCAGCAGGCTCCGCGGCCCTCTATGAGAGTCGCGTGGGAGACAATCACCATCATGTGGCGTGTCTTGAATGCGGGCGCGTTGAGGATGTGGACTGCGCCATCGGTGCCAGCCCTTGCCTGACGCCGTCGAACACCAACGGTTTCTCCATCCAGATCGCGGAAGTCACCTTCTGGGGTGTGTGCGCCTCGTGCCAGGCTGCCGCCGCCTCCACTGCCTTGGCAGTGCCAAGTAAATAG